The Candidatus Nitrosocosmicus franklandus genome contains a region encoding:
- the mntR gene encoding transcriptional regulator MntR, with protein MSNYPIPPPEPSTIDSIKRVNKFQRKERTDRMEDYLEIIYELVHQKGYATSVDITECLNVSAPSVTKMMRRLDLKGYLEYEKYRGIRLTSQGKTVAENIKKRHKLLTEFFKRIGVSEDIAIQDAEGIEHHLHAETLEKLEKFLSTVNEYQNNQS; from the coding sequence ATGTCAAATTATCCAATTCCACCCCCGGAACCCTCAACAATAGATTCTATCAAAAGAGTCAACAAATTTCAGAGAAAGGAACGGACGGACAGAATGGAAGATTATCTAGAGATTATTTACGAACTGGTTCATCAAAAAGGATATGCTACGAGTGTCGACATTACAGAATGTCTTAATGTATCAGCACCCAGTGTCACAAAAATGATGCGCAGGTTGGATCTTAAGGGATATCTAGAGTACGAAAAGTATAGAGGTATAAGACTAACAAGCCAGGGCAAGACAGTAGCAGAAAATATAAAAAAAAGACACAAACTATTAACTGAATTCTTTAAGCGGATTGGAGTTAGTGAAGATATTGCTATCCAAGACGCAGAAGGCATAGAACATCATTTGCATGCAGAAACATTAGAAAAACTTGAAAAGTTTCTAAGCACAGTTAATGAATATCAAAATAATCAATCGTAG
- a CDS encoding M1 family metallopeptidase, with amino-acid sequence MKDSNNTNENRNTDSPERRFEFPGSHYHEIPILPYTIEEMSLKIFPDFQTATLSKCHQDLSIKFLKNTKSIELDIAELKILSVTSPDITVSGFRLRNDNKLTIDFAKAVQEGTSASISIQYSAGYYKKNNNDTIVYFGPPRNGFHFVVKKEPKDNQEKGMIEGEIREQVHQAWTQGETTEAKYWFPCIDSPHVKFRLNIEITTPAEFEVISNGKIVSKVPNSNNEHVTWKYVETNPLPAYLVSVVIGKFSKIEISHDVVPLIYYWPEDIHRDDAILTFSETPQMINFFENYLKTKYPFYKYSQVAVDNFEFGGMENLSCTTFTRRVLHDKKTSLDYKNDILLITHELAHQWFGDLVTCKGWSHIWLNEGFATYCESLYLENSKGTDEFHYSLIEATDIYFEEANEYYIRPIVTNIYKHPDELFDAHSYEKAGFILHMLRCFIGESNFQKSIKQYLDKYRNSTVTTSDLMLTVEEVSGIQMQKFFAQWIYRKGHPEIEIEYSLLPVDINNKEQVKKLKIKVTQLQLHSGGQQLLPPYQFELEIKVVIHDTTEKSKEILHLMQISQINSESIVEFDNKYSISYISVDPQFKILKVIKSAKIQDENKEFYLRKMLVNQLKTADTVIEKIQAARFMKDHFSDEILNSLSDTIESDPFYGVGKEVVNTIGSYHDKNNFEKSNKAYQTLLDFVTHNEKFQKLNSHVRRALLRNIGLFERTESIDLLESILKDTSINSDFIKSAAAAALGKSCKKASKHEKKRIMNILKEIIDTSESFQSVAATGALEGLCELSSVKNHNDKSNKEIYLEVAKYIIQKTASNRDYFIRAKSTRLLGKFLVNKFDPNDADIIDMNQKVFYTLKELLRDERRKIKMNACEALSDDEAKFTGFPDKASYESIKALVEIAKEDLDGFVRRKAETSANRIREWIHKWSSNPLVIDSDTKDG; translated from the coding sequence ATGAAAGACAGCAATAATACAAACGAGAACAGAAATACTGATTCTCCTGAACGCAGGTTTGAATTTCCTGGAAGTCATTATCACGAAATTCCCATCTTGCCATACACTATCGAAGAAATGTCACTCAAAATTTTTCCAGATTTCCAAACGGCTACACTTTCAAAGTGTCATCAAGATCTAAGCATCAAGTTCTTGAAAAATACAAAGAGTATAGAATTGGATATTGCCGAGTTAAAAATATTGAGTGTTACATCACCTGATATCACAGTCTCGGGGTTCCGTTTGAGAAACGATAATAAGCTAACGATTGACTTTGCAAAAGCCGTTCAGGAGGGAACTAGCGCCAGTATTTCCATTCAATACTCCGCAGGTTATTACAAAAAGAATAATAACGATACGATCGTTTATTTTGGGCCCCCTCGAAACGGCTTCCACTTTGTTGTCAAAAAAGAACCAAAAGACAATCAAGAAAAGGGCATGATAGAAGGGGAGATAAGAGAGCAAGTGCATCAGGCCTGGACTCAAGGGGAAACCACAGAAGCCAAGTATTGGTTTCCATGTATTGATTCACCACATGTAAAATTCCGTCTAAATATAGAAATCACCACACCGGCTGAGTTTGAAGTAATTTCAAATGGAAAGATCGTGTCTAAGGTTCCCAACAGCAATAATGAACATGTAACGTGGAAATATGTAGAAACAAATCCTTTACCAGCGTATCTTGTTTCGGTGGTCATTGGCAAATTTTCAAAAATCGAAATTAGCCATGATGTCGTTCCTCTAATCTACTATTGGCCTGAAGATATTCATAGAGATGATGCTATTCTGACCTTCTCTGAAACACCTCAAATGATCAATTTCTTTGAAAACTACTTGAAGACGAAATATCCGTTTTATAAATATTCACAAGTTGCGGTCGATAACTTTGAATTTGGAGGTATGGAAAATTTAAGCTGTACTACATTTACAAGAAGGGTACTTCATGACAAAAAAACCTCACTGGATTACAAGAATGATATCTTGTTGATTACTCACGAACTAGCACATCAATGGTTTGGCGATTTAGTAACTTGCAAAGGCTGGTCGCACATATGGTTAAATGAAGGATTTGCAACTTACTGTGAGTCACTGTATCTAGAAAATTCAAAGGGGACAGATGAATTTCATTATAGCCTGATAGAAGCGACTGACATTTATTTTGAAGAAGCTAATGAATACTACATCAGACCAATAGTCACAAATATTTACAAGCACCCAGATGAGCTATTTGATGCTCATTCTTATGAGAAAGCAGGGTTTATCCTACACATGCTTAGATGTTTTATCGGAGAATCGAATTTTCAGAAATCAATAAAACAATACCTAGACAAGTACAGAAATTCAACCGTTACTACGAGCGATCTGATGCTAACGGTTGAAGAAGTGTCAGGTATTCAGATGCAGAAATTCTTTGCTCAATGGATTTACAGAAAGGGGCACCCAGAAATCGAAATCGAGTATTCGCTATTACCTGTAGATATTAATAACAAAGAGCAGGTCAAAAAACTAAAGATCAAAGTCACACAATTACAACTACATTCCGGAGGTCAGCAGCTTTTACCACCATATCAGTTCGAACTTGAAATAAAGGTCGTTATTCATGATACTACGGAGAAGAGCAAAGAAATTCTCCATTTAATGCAAATCTCCCAAATAAATTCAGAAAGTATCGTCGAGTTTGACAACAAATATTCAATTTCATACATATCTGTCGATCCTCAGTTTAAGATACTAAAAGTCATCAAATCAGCAAAGATCCAAGACGAAAATAAAGAATTTTACCTCAGAAAAATGTTAGTGAATCAACTGAAAACAGCGGATACCGTAATCGAAAAAATACAAGCCGCAAGGTTCATGAAAGACCATTTCTCCGACGAGATTTTAAATTCCTTAAGCGATACCATTGAAAGTGATCCTTTCTATGGTGTAGGAAAGGAAGTAGTCAATACAATAGGATCCTATCACGACAAGAACAACTTTGAAAAATCTAACAAGGCGTATCAAACTTTATTGGACTTTGTTACCCATAATGAAAAGTTTCAAAAACTAAACAGCCATGTAAGGCGAGCTTTATTAAGAAACATTGGGCTTTTTGAAAGAACAGAGTCGATCGACCTACTCGAATCTATCCTAAAGGACACCTCTATAAATAGCGACTTTATAAAATCAGCTGCAGCTGCTGCTTTGGGTAAAAGCTGCAAGAAGGCTTCAAAACATGAGAAGAAAAGAATTATGAATATTTTGAAAGAAATCATAGACACTTCAGAATCATTTCAAAGTGTTGCGGCAACAGGAGCATTAGAGGGTTTATGCGAATTATCCAGCGTGAAAAATCACAATGACAAAAGCAATAAGGAAATTTATTTGGAAGTAGCAAAGTACATTATACAAAAAACAGCTAGTAATAGAGATTACTTTATCAGAGCAAAATCAACACGTCTCTTGGGTAAATTCTTGGTTAACAAGTTTGATCCAAACGATGCCGATATCATTGATATGAATCAAAAAGTGTTTTACACATTGAAAGAGTTACTAAGAGACGAGAGAAGAAAAATAAAAATGAATGCTTGTGAAGCACTTTCAGACGACGAAGCAAAATTCACAGGTTTTCCTGATAAAGCAAGTTACGAATCGATTAAAGCCCTTGTAGAAATCGCTAAAGAGGATCTAGATGGCTTTGTTCGGAGAAAGGCTGAGACTAGTGCAAATCGAATAAGAGAATGGATTCACAAATGGTCTAGCAACCCGCTCGTTATTGACAGTGACACCAAAGATGGATGA
- a CDS encoding DNA/RNA non-specific endonuclease — MVKQRRRKSSPKSNVDQEKDKNSMPSMDELKDFIRTRGSSFLKDPNITSVGIGYKHEDGKPTNKISIQFTVETKAQPEDMKALKTTLIPKSFKINGKDVPTDVLQRKFTVEFRIIKEAEQNKRKERLDPMVPGISISNVSGTAGTIGCMVYDKFSGSPYILSNWHVLHGANGSIGNDIVQPGPFDDNRVHLNRIGKLERSHLGQAGDCAICTIEDRTFSNVVLDLGVTIDKIGEPELGDRVIKSGRTTGVTHGVVSRVHTIAKLDYGGLIGDREIGGFEIEIDPQNPPENGEISMGGDSGSIWIFKLNNGKTSAVMAGLHFAGEASTSPTEYAIACYPKSVFEKLQVTLGGPDKIEPVSEKGFDSNFLDVKIGNPKLIDSNKEKAYVLNGTEIIHYTHFSLVLNKERKFPFWVGWNIDGGNIKKISRSGIPFITDPRIPSEFQAGDELYKTNKLDRGHIARRADLIWGSLNEAKKANRDSFYFTNICPQLDKFNQGNKGGIWGKLEDTVFEEVEVDKLRISLFGGPVFHEDDRLYRNTRLPREFWKVILYVENQVLKAKGFLLTQNLDELEALELNNFKVYQVAIDEIATRCGLIFDQDVKSADSFGRMLLSKRVMIQERKSIEEPKDIDWS, encoded by the coding sequence GTGGTCAAGCAAAGGCGCCGAAAGTCTTCACCTAAAAGTAACGTTGATCAAGAGAAGGACAAAAACTCAATGCCTTCAATGGACGAATTGAAGGATTTTATTAGGACTAGAGGTAGTAGTTTTCTAAAGGATCCTAATATTACGTCAGTTGGAATCGGTTATAAACATGAGGATGGCAAACCTACAAATAAAATTTCTATTCAATTTACCGTCGAAACAAAGGCCCAGCCTGAAGACATGAAAGCCTTAAAAACTACACTTATTCCAAAATCTTTTAAGATAAATGGTAAGGATGTTCCCACAGACGTCCTCCAAAGAAAGTTTACTGTAGAATTTAGAATAATAAAAGAGGCAGAACAAAATAAACGCAAAGAGCGCTTGGATCCGATGGTTCCAGGTATAAGCATATCAAACGTTAGTGGCACTGCAGGTACAATTGGTTGTATGGTGTACGATAAATTTTCAGGTTCTCCATACATTCTAAGCAACTGGCATGTCCTTCACGGTGCAAATGGATCGATTGGAAACGACATTGTCCAACCGGGTCCATTTGATGATAACAGAGTTCACTTGAACAGAATAGGCAAACTTGAAAGATCCCACCTAGGACAAGCTGGGGATTGCGCCATCTGCACAATTGAAGATCGTACATTTAGTAACGTAGTATTAGATTTAGGAGTTACAATTGACAAAATAGGGGAACCAGAACTAGGTGACAGAGTTATCAAAAGTGGAAGGACTACCGGAGTTACTCACGGTGTTGTTTCAAGGGTTCATACCATTGCAAAGCTAGATTATGGGGGGTTGATTGGAGACAGAGAGATCGGGGGTTTTGAGATAGAGATCGATCCTCAAAATCCTCCTGAAAATGGCGAAATCAGTATGGGAGGGGATTCTGGTTCGATATGGATATTTAAGTTAAATAATGGAAAAACATCCGCCGTGATGGCAGGGTTACACTTTGCTGGAGAAGCATCCACGAGTCCAACCGAATACGCAATTGCTTGTTATCCCAAGTCAGTATTTGAAAAGCTCCAGGTAACTTTGGGTGGACCAGATAAGATAGAACCAGTTTCAGAAAAAGGGTTTGATTCAAACTTCCTAGATGTAAAAATAGGAAATCCAAAATTAATTGATTCAAATAAGGAAAAAGCATACGTTTTAAACGGTACTGAGATTATTCACTACACACATTTTTCGCTAGTATTAAACAAGGAAAGAAAGTTTCCCTTTTGGGTTGGTTGGAATATTGATGGTGGTAACATTAAGAAGATAAGTCGATCTGGGATTCCCTTTATCACAGATCCAAGGATACCATCTGAATTTCAGGCAGGTGATGAGCTCTATAAGACTAATAAGCTGGATAGAGGTCACATTGCTAGACGCGCCGATCTCATTTGGGGCTCACTTAATGAGGCAAAAAAAGCAAACCGCGACTCATTTTATTTTACTAATATCTGTCCCCAGTTGGATAAATTTAATCAAGGAAATAAGGGAGGCATATGGGGCAAGTTAGAGGATACTGTATTTGAAGAGGTGGAAGTGGACAAATTGCGGATTAGCTTATTTGGTGGCCCGGTATTTCACGAAGACGATCGATTATACAGAAATACAAGACTGCCTAGGGAATTCTGGAAAGTAATATTGTATGTAGAGAATCAAGTCCTAAAAGCTAAAGGCTTTTTGCTTACCCAAAATCTTGATGAGTTAGAGGCATTAGAATTGAACAACTTTAAGGTTTACCAAGTTGCAATAGATGAAATAGCGACTAGATGTGGTTTAATATTTGATCAAGATGTTAAATCAGCAGATTCGTTTGGTCGAATGTTACTTTCCAAACGCGTCATGATACAGGAAAGAAAGTCAATTGAAGAACCGAAGGACATAGATTGGTCGTAA
- a CDS encoding phosphoribosyltransferase family protein: MNYDNVLIPVANVHIRGYLSLSVGTKAIIILVHGSKSSLMSARNIYIARNLNHIGISTLLVDLLTSKEKIKDQDDGYLKFDLDFLVQRLTFVTDWVLQHPKTKQLSIGYAGSSTSAAAALIASSKIPHIKVVVSRGGRTDLVDEQTLDQIKAHVLFVVGEKDYNILATNKKVYKKLRRAESKKIIVVPSASHMFEEPGKIEEVSNILNQWLRRKLLSDIEYTEYSIHNKSDISKLSFIKSFFQFKFLDRNSAALLLVGLLRKYKSQNNTSVIGIIRGGVSMADLVSRELTSGKYSVILSQRLSNPFYPEVTMGSIFQDGSIYLVPDSKTISKKLLDDEISLKRRSLEKKMRLYMINDEQYDIRNRDVILIDDGCYTGTTVLGACNWIKSSGPDKIILATPIISRPALEQLKGKFDKIEYLRSPKYINSIEDYYENFKPPTENEILEMLRQR, from the coding sequence ATGAATTATGATAATGTTTTGATTCCCGTTGCTAATGTTCATATTCGTGGCTACTTATCATTATCGGTAGGGACAAAGGCCATTATCATCCTTGTTCATGGTAGCAAAAGTAGTCTGATGAGCGCTAGGAACATATACATTGCTAGGAATCTCAATCATATTGGAATTTCTACCTTATTGGTTGACTTGCTTACATCTAAAGAAAAGATTAAAGACCAAGACGATGGATATCTAAAATTTGATCTTGACTTTCTTGTCCAGCGATTGACCTTCGTTACCGATTGGGTGTTGCAGCATCCAAAAACCAAACAACTGTCAATAGGCTATGCAGGATCAAGCACAAGTGCTGCAGCAGCGTTGATTGCCTCGAGCAAAATTCCTCACATTAAGGTTGTCGTATCTCGAGGAGGAAGAACTGATCTTGTAGATGAACAAACGCTAGACCAGATAAAAGCTCACGTCCTTTTCGTTGTCGGTGAAAAGGATTATAACATTCTTGCGACTAATAAAAAAGTTTACAAAAAGTTGCGTAGAGCAGAGTCTAAAAAAATAATTGTTGTGCCTTCCGCTTCACATATGTTTGAAGAACCCGGAAAAATAGAAGAGGTATCAAATATACTTAACCAATGGCTAAGAAGGAAATTGCTATCAGATATTGAATATACCGAATACTCTATTCACAATAAATCAGACATTTCAAAACTTTCCTTTATTAAATCATTCTTTCAATTCAAATTCCTTGACAGAAATTCTGCTGCATTATTATTAGTTGGTTTGTTACGGAAATATAAGAGTCAGAATAATACATCTGTTATAGGTATTATCAGAGGAGGAGTTTCTATGGCCGACCTCGTATCCAGAGAGCTGACATCAGGAAAGTATAGTGTGATTTTGTCTCAACGATTATCAAACCCTTTTTATCCTGAAGTAACAATGGGTTCTATTTTTCAAGACGGGTCTATTTATTTAGTCCCTGATTCTAAAACAATTTCCAAAAAACTATTAGACGACGAAATATCACTAAAAAGACGATCGCTCGAAAAGAAAATGAGGCTTTATATGATTAACGATGAGCAATATGATATTAGAAATAGGGATGTTATTTTGATTGATGACGGGTGTTATACCGGGACAACAGTACTCGGAGCTTGTAACTGGATAAAGTCATCTGGGCCTGACAAGATAATATTAGCAACTCCTATTATTTCTAGACCTGCCCTTGAACAATTAAAGGGGAAATTCGATAAGATAGAATATCTTCGATCTCCTAAATACATTAATTCGATAGAAGATTATTATGAAAATTTTAAACCACCAACTGAAAATGAAATTTTGGAAATGCTGAGACAAAGATAG
- a CDS encoding Dyp-type peroxidase, giving the protein MSTKLQNGIYYKDDHKIGNSFGILFLKFSQKSDVDTIGKKLASIWFKIKNLEKGVIEEIDTNPRNRSSGNLTALIGYNSSIFSFNGVKKKRPSTFEEKWNFIPSVKGESMPIMNGSKIHYSTNSHEDSLITDHVVIQLIADTEFYTNRALVEIWKSLCQHNQKAERDSDITLTRYYTGFHSPTGRNLIGFHDGVSNLKSIERYDNIAITRVNNSDDSWVVNGTYLGFIRIIFDLHRWEKLSRERQEIIIGRDKKTGCPLIGVTKEGKPIKDRMCPVLGTFEIIEKGNERFREHAIYKTQNLPVGVSARLLENSHIGLTNPIMSINGKSSANFKIFRQGFQFIEFPSVDQGFYVGLNFISFQNTMEKLFNVLTYSNTNTRPQIANRNPEFSFHDFFQVQAAGSFLVPPSNNNESFPGSCIFGIK; this is encoded by the coding sequence GTGAGCACCAAGCTTCAAAACGGGATTTACTATAAAGACGACCATAAAATTGGAAATTCTTTTGGTATTCTGTTCCTTAAATTTTCTCAAAAGTCTGATGTCGATACTATTGGAAAAAAGCTTGCATCAATCTGGTTTAAAATAAAAAATCTTGAAAAGGGGGTTATCGAAGAGATAGATACGAATCCTAGAAATCGCTCGTCAGGAAACCTTACTGCTCTAATTGGATATAATTCCTCTATTTTTTCATTTAATGGTGTTAAGAAGAAAAGACCTTCAACCTTTGAAGAAAAATGGAATTTTATTCCATCTGTGAAAGGAGAATCAATGCCAATTATGAATGGTTCGAAAATTCATTATTCGACCAATTCGCATGAAGACTCGTTAATAACCGATCATGTGGTCATTCAGCTAATAGCCGATACTGAATTTTATACAAATCGCGCTTTGGTAGAAATTTGGAAGTCTCTGTGTCAGCATAATCAAAAAGCAGAACGGGACTCCGATATCACGTTGACGAGATATTACACAGGATTTCACAGCCCAACAGGTAGAAATTTAATAGGTTTTCATGATGGTGTTTCTAATCTTAAGAGCATAGAAAGATATGATAATATTGCCATAACCAGGGTTAATAATTCAGATGATTCTTGGGTTGTTAATGGTACTTACTTGGGCTTTATTAGAATTATATTTGACCTACACAGATGGGAGAAGTTGAGTCGAGAACGTCAAGAGATTATTATTGGGCGGGATAAGAAAACAGGATGTCCATTAATTGGTGTTACTAAAGAAGGTAAGCCGATCAAGGATCGAATGTGTCCCGTCCTTGGCACTTTTGAGATTATAGAAAAAGGGAATGAACGGTTTAGAGAACATGCCATCTATAAAACACAAAACCTGCCCGTGGGGGTTTCTGCTCGATTGTTGGAAAATAGCCATATTGGACTTACTAACCCAATAATGTCAATTAATGGTAAATCTTCCGCTAATTTTAAAATATTCAGACAAGGCTTTCAGTTTATAGAATTCCCATCAGTTGATCAGGGTTTTTACGTTGGTCTCAACTTTATAAGTTTTCAAAATACTATGGAGAAACTCTTCAATGTACTGACCTACTCTAATACTAATACCCGGCCACAAATTGCTAATAGAAACCCTGAGTTTTCGTTCCATGATTTTTTCCAAGTTCAGGCTGCAGGAAGTTTCTTAGTTCCGCCCTCAAATAACAATGAATCCTTTCCAGGAAGCTGTATTTTTGGGATCAAGTAA